In a single window of the Papaver somniferum cultivar HN1 chromosome 8, ASM357369v1, whole genome shotgun sequence genome:
- the LOC113301422 gene encoding AFG1-like ATPase isoform X2 codes for MRAVVRAGRHIRCVSSIQERELLKTGVRRHISSEVQGSNYKLLRKDEHDRGVLYSYLVSRALSSPAAKHTSGVEGGRGGPFVEYERRIAAGELMDGDSCQVGTLKELQRLYDQLVDSANACKLDKYEASDKIGRWFWSRLIPQSSVSPVKGLYLYGGVGTGKTMLMDLFYDQLPSNWRKKRIHFHDFMLTVHSRLQKHKGVADPLEVVAGEIADESILLCLDEFMVTDVADALILNRLFKHLFDNGVILVATSNRAPDSLYECGLQRDLFLPFIATLKERCVSHEIGSAVDYRKLTSAQLGFYFVGKELSAFLKEKFQELIGEHSASPQEVEVVMGRKLQVPLGTNGCAYFPFEYLCDRPLGAADYFGLCKNFHTLALDGVPIFGLHNKTAAYRFVTLVDVMYENKARLLCTAEGTPMELLQKVVTISDAQHMAPRTSSRSKKNDDSELCVDNELGFAKDRTISRLTEMNSKEYLEQHASMLADRQQASEVNTMEELIQA; via the exons ATGAGAGCAGTAGTACGCGCTGGACGACATATTCGTTGTGTTTCTTCCATTCAAGAAAGAGAGTTACTAAAAACTGGGGTAAGGAGACATATAAGCAGTGAGGTTCAGGGTTCTAATTACAAGCTTTTACGGAAAGACGAGCATGATAGAGGAGTCTTGTATTCTTATTTGGTTTCAAGAGCTTTGTCCAGCCCTGCTGCCAAACACACTTCTGGAG TGGAAGGAGGACGAGGGGGTCCCTTTGTAGAGTATGAAAGACGAATTGCTGCAGGCGAGTTAATGGATGGTGATAGTTGTCAG GTAGGCACCTTAAAAGAACTTCAGAGACTCTATGATCAGCTTGTTGATTCAGCTAATGCCTGTAAATTGGATAAATACGAAGCTTCTGATAAAATAGGGAG GTGGTTTTGGTCTCGTTTAATACCGCAATCTTCAGTTTCACCCGTCAAAGGGCTTTATCTCTATGGAGGAGTCGGCACTGGAAAAACCATGTTGATGGACTTGTTCTATGACCAATT GCCATCCAACTGGAGGAAAAAGAGAATTCATTTTCACGACTTCATGTTGACTGTGCATAGCCGCCTACAA AAGCACAAGGGTGTGGCAGACCCTCTTGAAGTTGTTGCAGGAGAGATAGCAGATGAGTCAATTTTATTATGTCTTGATGAATTTATG GTAACTGATGTTGCTGACGCGTTAATATTGAACCGTCTTTTCAAACATCTATTCGATAATGGCGTT ATTCTTGTTGCCACATCAAATCGTGCTCCAGACAGCCTGTATGAATGTGGTCTGCAGAGGGATCTTTTCTTGCCGTTTATTGCAACTTTGAAG GAAAGATGCGTATCTCACGAAATTGGTTCTGCTGTAGACTACCGGAAATTGACTTCG GCTCAGTTAGGCTTTTACTTCGTTGGAAAAGAGTTGTCAGCCTTTCTTAAAGAAAAGTTCCAAGAGTTGATTGGGGAACATTCAGCCAGTCCACAAGAGGTGGAAGTTGTTATGGGGAGAAAGTTGCAG GTTCCACTAGGAACTAATGGATGTGCATACTTTCCATTTGAATATCTCTGTGACAGACCTCTTGGAGCTGCAGACTATTTTGGATTATGTA AGAATTTTCATACTCTGGCATTGGATGGTGTGCCAATTTTTGGGCTCCATAACAAGACGGCAGCATATCGGTTTGTTACCCTAGTTGAT GTTATGTATGAGAATAAAGCAAGGTTGTTGTGCACAGCAGAGGGTACTCCAATGGAACTTCTTCAAAAAGTTGTTACAATATCCGATGCTCAGCACATGGCGCCTAGAACCTCTTCGAGGTCAAAGAAAAATGATGATTCTGAACTTTGTGTTGACAATGAATTGGGATTCGCAAAAGATCGTACAATCAGTAG GTTAACAGAGATGAATAGTAAAGAGTATTTGGAGCAGCATGCATCCATGTTGGCAGATCGACAACAAGCCTCAGAGGTGAATACAATGGAGGAATTGATACAAGCATGA
- the LOC113301422 gene encoding AFG1-like ATPase isoform X1: MRAVVRAGRHIRCVSSIQERELLKTGVRRHISSEVQGSNYKLLRKDEHDRGVLYSYLVSRALSSPAAKHTSGVEGGRGGPFVEYERRIAAGELMDGDSCQVGTLKELQRLYDQLVDSANACKLDKYEASDKIGRSRWFWSRLIPQSSVSPVKGLYLYGGVGTGKTMLMDLFYDQLPSNWRKKRIHFHDFMLTVHSRLQKHKGVADPLEVVAGEIADESILLCLDEFMVTDVADALILNRLFKHLFDNGVILVATSNRAPDSLYECGLQRDLFLPFIATLKERCVSHEIGSAVDYRKLTSAQLGFYFVGKELSAFLKEKFQELIGEHSASPQEVEVVMGRKLQVPLGTNGCAYFPFEYLCDRPLGAADYFGLCKNFHTLALDGVPIFGLHNKTAAYRFVTLVDVMYENKARLLCTAEGTPMELLQKVVTISDAQHMAPRTSSRSKKNDDSELCVDNELGFAKDRTISRLTEMNSKEYLEQHASMLADRQQASEVNTMEELIQA, from the exons ATGAGAGCAGTAGTACGCGCTGGACGACATATTCGTTGTGTTTCTTCCATTCAAGAAAGAGAGTTACTAAAAACTGGGGTAAGGAGACATATAAGCAGTGAGGTTCAGGGTTCTAATTACAAGCTTTTACGGAAAGACGAGCATGATAGAGGAGTCTTGTATTCTTATTTGGTTTCAAGAGCTTTGTCCAGCCCTGCTGCCAAACACACTTCTGGAG TGGAAGGAGGACGAGGGGGTCCCTTTGTAGAGTATGAAAGACGAATTGCTGCAGGCGAGTTAATGGATGGTGATAGTTGTCAG GTAGGCACCTTAAAAGAACTTCAGAGACTCTATGATCAGCTTGTTGATTCAGCTAATGCCTGTAAATTGGATAAATACGAAGCTTCTGATAAAATAGGGAG GAGCAGGTGGTTTTGGTCTCGTTTAATACCGCAATCTTCAGTTTCACCCGTCAAAGGGCTTTATCTCTATGGAGGAGTCGGCACTGGAAAAACCATGTTGATGGACTTGTTCTATGACCAATT GCCATCCAACTGGAGGAAAAAGAGAATTCATTTTCACGACTTCATGTTGACTGTGCATAGCCGCCTACAA AAGCACAAGGGTGTGGCAGACCCTCTTGAAGTTGTTGCAGGAGAGATAGCAGATGAGTCAATTTTATTATGTCTTGATGAATTTATG GTAACTGATGTTGCTGACGCGTTAATATTGAACCGTCTTTTCAAACATCTATTCGATAATGGCGTT ATTCTTGTTGCCACATCAAATCGTGCTCCAGACAGCCTGTATGAATGTGGTCTGCAGAGGGATCTTTTCTTGCCGTTTATTGCAACTTTGAAG GAAAGATGCGTATCTCACGAAATTGGTTCTGCTGTAGACTACCGGAAATTGACTTCG GCTCAGTTAGGCTTTTACTTCGTTGGAAAAGAGTTGTCAGCCTTTCTTAAAGAAAAGTTCCAAGAGTTGATTGGGGAACATTCAGCCAGTCCACAAGAGGTGGAAGTTGTTATGGGGAGAAAGTTGCAG GTTCCACTAGGAACTAATGGATGTGCATACTTTCCATTTGAATATCTCTGTGACAGACCTCTTGGAGCTGCAGACTATTTTGGATTATGTA AGAATTTTCATACTCTGGCATTGGATGGTGTGCCAATTTTTGGGCTCCATAACAAGACGGCAGCATATCGGTTTGTTACCCTAGTTGAT GTTATGTATGAGAATAAAGCAAGGTTGTTGTGCACAGCAGAGGGTACTCCAATGGAACTTCTTCAAAAAGTTGTTACAATATCCGATGCTCAGCACATGGCGCCTAGAACCTCTTCGAGGTCAAAGAAAAATGATGATTCTGAACTTTGTGTTGACAATGAATTGGGATTCGCAAAAGATCGTACAATCAGTAG GTTAACAGAGATGAATAGTAAAGAGTATTTGGAGCAGCATGCATCCATGTTGGCAGATCGACAACAAGCCTCAGAGGTGAATACAATGGAGGAATTGATACAAGCATGA